A stretch of the Malus sylvestris chromosome 10, drMalSylv7.2, whole genome shotgun sequence genome encodes the following:
- the LOC126587010 gene encoding uncharacterized protein LOC126587010, with the protein MALNRVDSVDDAIDLEYESGGSKCETESEGDQEEVSVSQLLQGKRSKVWEHFRPYQVKTLVSLKIREGNVAKDENDELVMVPHVRLRAKCVYCPEHTNDGDYEADSSTNGTSGMRKHLNRQCKYYQANLRKNKKLLYEEKK; encoded by the coding sequence GCTTTGAACCGTGTAGATTCTGTAGATGATGCAATTGATTTGGAATATGAATCGGGGGGAAGCAAATGTGAGACCGAAAGTGAAGGAGATCAAGAGGAGGTAAGTGTCTCCCAACTCCTACAAGGTAAACGTAGCAAGGTTTGGGAGCACTTTAGGCCTTATCAAGTTAAGACCCTAGTAAGCCTTAAGATTCGAGAAGGGAACGTTGCAAAAGATGAAAATGATGAACTAGTAATGGTTCCACATGTAAGACTTAGGGCTAAATGTGTCTATTGCCCGGAACATACAAATGATGGTGACTATGAGGCCGATTCAAGCACTAATGGTACATCCGGAATGAGAAAACATCTTAATCGACAATGTAAATATTATCAAGCCAACttgaggaaaaataaaaaacttcttTATGAGGAGAAGAAATGA